ggggtggcagggtagcctagtggttaggtggagggtggcagggtagtctagtggttagagtggaggggtggcagggtagcctagtggttagagtggaggggtggcagggtagcctagtggttagagtggcagggtagcctagtggttagagtggagggtggcagggtagcctagtggttagagtggaggggtggcagggtagcctagtggttagagtggaggggtggcagggtagcctagtggttagagtggagggtggcagggtagcctagtggttagagtggaggggtagcctagtggttagagtggcaggggtagcctagtggttagagtggcaggggtagcctagtggttagagtggcagggtagcctagtggttagagtggaggggtggcagggtagcctagtggttatagagtggaggggtagtctagtggttagagtggaggggtggcagggtagcctagtggttagagtggaggggtggcagggtagcctagtggttagggtggcagggtagtctagtggttagagtggaggggtggcagggtagcctagtggttagagtggaggggtggcagggtagcctagtggttagagtggcagggtagcctagtggttagagtggcagggtagcctagtggttagagtggaggggtggcagggtagcctagtggttagagtggcagggtagcctagtggttagagtggaggggcggcagggtagcctagtggttagagtggaggggtggcagggtagcctactggATTCTTCATCTGACGACAAGGTATAGGGAAGGAGAGGATTTTCTCCTTACTCCTAAACAATTCTATATTGAAAATTTGTGAATTTGGTCTGGAATTCATTGATTGGTCAATGTTTGATTGTTATCACATCATAGGTCACAATGTGTGATTGGATTGGTCAGTTGACCCCTGGGGGTTGAAGTTGAGAGGTTAaccctcattctctcctccagAGCGGGTCAGGAGAGGACGGCTCGGCGAAGGAGGATGGAGACACTCCTAAAGGACAGAGGAAGAAGATCAGAAAAATCCTCAAGGACGACAAGCTGAGGATGGAAACGAGGGATGccctgaaggaggaggaggagaggaggagacgcaTCGCTGAGAGGGAGCAGCTCAGGGAGAAACTCAGAGAGGTAAAAGTCAACTGTGTGTGCGCTGTTGTCATGGCATCTGCAAATGTCCCAACCAGCAGAACAGTCTCTCAGCTGCCCTATACTCCTAGGAATATAACCTGTCCCAACCAGCAGAACAGTCTCCCAGCTGCCCTATACTCCTAGGAACATAACCTGTCCCAACCAGCAGAACAGTCTCTCAGCTGCCCTATACTCCTAGGAACATAACCTGTCCCAACCAGCAGAACAGTCTCCCAGCTGCCCTATACTCCTAGGAACATAACCTGTCCCAACCAGCAGAACAGTCTCTCAGCTGCCCTATACTCCTAGGAACATAACCTGTCCCAACCAGCAGAACAGTCTCTCAGCTGCCCTATACTCCTAGGAACATAACCTGTCCCAACCAGCAGAACAGTCTCCCAGCTGCCCTATACTCCTAGGAACATAACCTGTCCCAACCAGCAGAATAAATGTATGTATTTGTATGTGCAGACTGTAATGCTTTTAGACTAGACTCTACATGTCCCTCCCGACCAGGTACTCGTGGTGGAGGAGGCGTCCGCCGTGGCTTGTCCAATCACAACCAAGCTGGTGCTGGATGAAGACGAGGAGACCAAGGAGCCCATGGTGCAGGTTCACCGCAATCTGGTCACTAAGCTCAAACCACACCAGGTCGACGGTGAGAgacatgttgttgtagtagtggagCCCATGGTgaaggtgtagtagtagtagtagtagtagtagtagcagcattagtagtagtagtagtagagcccATGGTGCAggtggagtagtagtagtagcagtagtagatccAGCAtcagtattagtagcagcagtagtagtaacattagtagtaaCAGTTGTAGTAGTaactgtagtagtagcagtagtagtagtagtaacagtagtagtaacagtagcagcagttgtagtagtagtagtagtagagcccATGGTGCAGGTGgaatagtaggagtagtagtagtagtagcagcattagtagtcgtagtagtagtagtagtagtagtagtagagcccATGGTGCAggtggagtagtagtagtagtagtagtcgtagtagtaacagtagtagtagtagtagtaacagtagtagtagtagtagtaacagtagtagtagtagtaacagtagtagtagtagtagtagtaacagtagcaacagtagtagtaacagtagcaacagtagtagtagtagtagtagtatcaacactagtagtagtagcaacactagtagtagtagtagcagtagtagcagtagtagcagtagtagtaacagtatcagtagcagtagtagcagtagtagtaacagtagtcagtagtagaaacagtagtagtagtagtagtagtagtaacagtagtagtagtaacagtagtagcagtagcagtagtagtaacagtagcagtagtagtaacagtagcagcggtaacagtagtagtagcatcagtagtagtagtagcaacagtagtagttgtagcaacagtagtagttgtAGGAATAGTAGTAACAtcgtagtagtagtcgtagtaacagtagtagcaacactagtagtaacagtagtagtagtggtaacagtagaagtgtagtagtagtagtggtaacagtagaattagtagtagtagcagcagtagtaacagtagaattagtagtagtagtagcagcagtagtagtagtaacagtagaattagtagtagtagcagcagtagtaacagtagaattagtagtagtagtagcagtagcagcagtagtaacagtagaattagtagtagcagtagtagtagcagcggtaacagtagtagtagtagcaacactagtagtaacagtagtagtagtagtagtagcaacactagtagtagtagtagtagtattagtagtaacagtagtagtagtagtagcagcagcagtagtagtagcagtagtagtagtagcaacactagtagtaacagtagtagtagtagtagtagcagcagtagtagtagtagtagcaacactagtagtaacagtagtagtagtagtagcagcagcagtggtagtagtagtaacagtagtagtaacagtagtagtagtagcagtagtagtagcagcagcagtggtagtagtagtaacagtagtagtaacagtagtagtaacagtagtaatagcagcagtagcaacagttgtggtagcagcagtagtagttgcagtagcagtggtagtaacagtagcagtagtagtaacaatagtagtagtagcagtagcagcggtagtagtagtagtagtagtagcagtagtagcagtagtaacagtagtagtagtagtaacagtagtagtagtagtagcagtagtagtagtagtagtagtagtagcagcagcaacagaagtagtagtagtagtagtagcagcagcaacagaagtagtagtagtagtagtagcagtagtaacagtagtagtagcaacagtagtagtagtagtagtagtaacagtagcaacactagtagtaacagtagcaacactagtagtaacagtagcaacactagtagtaacagtagcaacactagtagtaacagtagcaacactagtagtaacagtagtagcagtagcagtaacagtagtagcagcagcagtagtagtagcagtagtagtagtagtagtagtagtggtagtagtagcagcagtagtagcagtagtagcagttgttgtagtagtagtagtagtaactgtaGTTGTAGCACCAGtagcagtagcatcagtagtaggagtggtaacagtagcagtattagcagtaacagtagtagcagttgcAGTATTAGcagtaacagtggtagtagtagcagtattagcagtagcagtagtagtattagcagtagcagtaacagtagtagtagtagtagcagtagcagtattagcagtaacagtagcagtagtagcagtaacagtagtagtagtaacagtagtagtagtaacagtagtagtagtagtagcagcagtagtagtaatagttgtagtagccgtagtagttgttgtattagcagcagtagtagtagtagcagtagtagtagcagtagtagtagcagtagtagtagtagtagtagcagcagtagtagcagtagtagtagtagtagtagcagtagcagtagtagtagtagcagtagtagtagcagtagtagtagcagtagtagtagcagtagtagtagtagtagtagcagcagtagtagcagtagtagtagtagtagtagcagcagtagtattagcagcagtagtagcagtagcagaagtagtagtagcagtagtagtagcagtagtagtagtagtagtagtagtaggagagcagcagtagtagtagtaacagtagtagtagtagtagtaacagtagtagtagtagtagtaacagcagtagtagttgttgtagtagtagttgttgtattagcagtagtagttgttgtattagcagcagtagttgttgtattagcagcagtagtagtagtagtagtagcagttgtagtagtagcagcagtagtagcagttgtagtagtaaaagtagtagtaTCAATGTTTGTCTTTTATCATTATGGTGAAAACAAGGGTGTTTTGTCTTTTACTCACTTATCAAATCAATGCCATGCTTCATGCTTCATGGGTTCAGTGCTGCCAACAATGGTAGGATTTCTGTAGTCTGAGCTTTCTGTCTCTCTAGGGGTCCAGTTCATGTGGGACTGCTGTTGTGAGTCGGTGAAGAAAACCAACAAGAACTCTGGTTCTGGATGTATCCTGGCTCACTGTATGGGCCTGGGAAAAACACTGCAGGTCTGTACCACTCATCCCTTTACCTGTGTCGTGGTAATTTCCTCTCTTACTAAACATTGAGAGAGCAAagcacacaagtcagagttatatcaTAAAGTCCATATTTAATTATATATGAGCCTCAACATAGCCCTGTTTgactcagatcaattcagtgtctataaatgaattctctgagagtgcttacaaaacagttcttagtatcatttatagccaagacacacccatctcaactcacatgacgaaacacagatcttaggaacattacaAAGGAAGAATTTACTTGAAAGAGGAGTGTCCCTCTTTGACAAGGTTCTAATCTCGTTCATGGTACCACTTAggaccaaaacattacctcatccaatggcatatatcaattgtcaattctagatactcccatctcaaatacactccctcctggacaagctcaccgagacagtgagcctcttaggtcatatactagatcgagataagggcaacctcagaggggacatacaatagttagacacattcccataagaagacaagcctccattctgtcctcctccccttctgaTATTCTTCACAGcatcacatggtttaacagaCACATTGACATAAGAAGAGGAgcctccattctgtcctcctcttctgatattcttcatagcatcacatggtttaacagaCACATTGACATAAGAAGAGGAgcctccattctgtcctcctcctcttctgatattcttcatagcatcacatggtttaacagaCACATTGACATAAGAAGACaagcctctcccctctctgggcccgtAGTGACTAAGCCCTAGCAGAGAAGGGATAACTACAAACTTCAACATTATTATCCAAAAGAAGACATCCTAATGACAAGTATCTCACATAAGCATTATtatgtaaataaaacatcttatttatctatgttacccaactaattctgattcatctccacatgaccaaggcccttctcccccaatttccAAGTTTGCTctggaggccagctctaggaagagtcttggtagttccaaactaattctgattctgccGCAACACCTGTttctctggccggtggactgtggtctctggccggtggactgtggtctctggccggtggactgtggtctctggccggtggactgttgtctctggccggtggactgtggtctctggccggtggactgtggtctctggccggtggactgtggtctctggccggtggactgtggtctctggccggtggactggggtctctggccggtggactgtggtctctggccggtggactgtggtctctggcctgtggactgtggtctctggcctgtggactgtggtctctggcctgtggactgtggtctcttgccggtggactgtggtctctggccggtggactgtggtctctggccggtggactgtggtctctggccggtggactgtggtctctggccggtggactgtggtctctggccggtggactgtggtctctggccggtggactgtggtagactgtggtctctggccggtggactgtggtcggactgtggtctctggccggtggactgtggtctctggccggtggactgtggtctctggccggtggactgtgtggtctctggccggtggactgggtctccggtggactgtggtctctggccggtggactgtggtctctggccggtggactggGGTCCCTGGCCGGTGGACTggggtctctggccggtggactgtggtctctggcctgtggactgtggtctctggcctGTGGACTGGGGTCTCTTGCCGGTGGACTGGGGTCTCTTgccggtggactgtggtctctggccggtggactgtggtctctggccggtggactgtggtctctggccggtggactgtggtagactgtggtctctggccggtggactgtggtagactgtggtctctggccggtggactgtggtctctggccggtggactgtggtctctggccggtggactgtggtctctggccggtggactgtggtctctggccggtggactgtggtctctggccggtggactggggtctctggccggtggactggggtctctggccggtggactggGGTCTCTGGCCTgtggactgtggtctctggcctgtggactgtggtctctggcctGTGGACTGGGGTCTCTTGCCGGACGGTCTCTTgccggtggactgtggtctctggccggtggatcatgtggtctctggccggtggactgtggtctctggccggtggactgtggtAGATCTGTGGTCTCTGGCCGTGGACTgggtctctggccggtggactgtggtctctggccggtggactgtggtctctggcAGGTGGACTGTGGCCTGGCCTGTGGACTggggtctctggccggtggactggggtctctggccggtggactggggtctctggccggtggactggggtctctggccggtggactgtggtctctggccggtggactgtggtctctggccggtggactgtgtagactgtggtctctggccggtggactgtagactgtggtctctggccggtggactgtggtAGACTGTGGTCTCTGGCAGGGTGGACTGTGGtggccggtggactgtggtctctggccggtggactgtggtagactgtggtctctggccggtggactgtggtctctggccggtggactgtggtctctggccggtggactgtggtctctggccggtggactgtggtctctggcctGTGGACTggggtctctggccggtggactggggtctctggccggtggactggggtctctggccggtggactggggtctctggccggtggactgtggtctctggccggtggactgtggtctctggccggtggactgtggtagactgtggtctctggccggtggactgtggtagactgtggtctctggccggtggactgtggtagactctggccggtggactgtggtggccggtggactgtggtctctggccggtggactgtggtctctggccggtggactgtggtctctggccggtggactgtggtctctggccggtggactgtggtctctggccggtggactggGGTCTCTGGCCAGTTGTCTTCTTATAGAATGGGATGTTTCTGGGTTGTGGGAGGAGCATAATGTTTCCCTCCAATCCCAACCATTTCTCTCATCTGACCCTCATTATGTACTTTGACCACTAGGTGgtaaccctcctccacacactactgctgtgtgACAAGTTACACTTCTTTCTCtatgtgtatatatctatactgtatctaacccTGTTTATACCACTAGGTGGTAACCCTACTccacacactactgctgtgtgACAAGTTAGACTTCTCTCtatgtgtatatatctatactgtatctaaccctgtttataccactaggtggtaaccctcctccacacactactgctgtgtgACAAGTTAGACTTCTCTCtatgtgtatatatctatactgtatctaaccctgtttataccactaggtggtaaccctcctccacacactactgctgtgtgACAAGTTAGACTTCTCTCtatgtgtatatatctatactgtatctaaccctgtttataccactaggtggtaaccctcctccacacactactgctgtgtgAAAAGTTAGACTTCTCCACGGCTCTGATCGTCTGTCCTCTCAACACCGTTCTCAACTGGCTCAATGAGTTTGAGAAGTGGCAGTACGGCTTCAAGGACGAGGAGAGTTTAGAGGTACACACTTACTCTGAtatacctgtgtgtgtctttactctgtctgtgtgtctttacgctgtctgtgtgtctttacgctgtctgtgtgtctttacgctgtctgtgtgtctttactctgtctgtgtgtctttactctgtctgtgtgtctttacgctgtctgtgtgtctttacgctgtctgtgtgtctttactctgtctgtgtgtctttacgctgtctgtgtgtctttacgctgtctgtgtgtctttacgctgtctgtgtgtctttactctgtctgtgtgtctttacgctgtctgtgtgtctttacgctgtctgtgtgtctttacgctgtctgtgtgtctttacgctgtctgtgtgtctttacgctgtctgtgtgtctttacgctgtctgtgtgtctttactctgtctgtgtgtctttacgctCTCTGTCACTAGGTGACGGAGCTGGCCACGGTGAAGCGTCCTCAGGAGAGAGCGTCTGCTCTGCAGCAGTggcaggaggatggaggaatcATGATCATTGGCTATGAGATGTACCGTAACCTCACTCAGGGTAGAAACATCAAGAGCAAGAAACTCAAAGAGACCTTCCAGAAGACCCTGGTTGacccaggtaggtagaggacacacacacacatggttatttCTTGTATCCAGTTTCTTCTCAACTCTCTCTGCTCTGCGTTGTCTCCCTCCCCAGGCCCAGATTTTGTGATCTGTGATGAGGGCCACATCTTGAAGAACGAGGTGTCGGCCATCTCTAAAGCCATGAATTCCATCAAGACCCGACGGAGAGTGGTGCTCACCGGCACTCCACTGCAGAACAACCTCATAGAGTGTATGTCCATTACTTCCTGTTATATCCAGACCGCTGGCCTACAGGACATTCGGAAataattcagacccctggacttttaacacattacagccttactctaaaattgatgtTTTTAAAGTCCCCCCCACCTCATCATTCTACAcataatgactaagcaaaaacaggtttagaaatttttgctaattcataaaaaaatacaaaactgaaaaaTCACAAGTACATTTAGTATGCAGATCTTTTCCTCAGTACTTTgatgaaacacctttggcagcgattacagcctctggTCTTCTTGGgtctgacgctacaagcttggcacacctgtatttggggagtttctcccattcttctctgcagatcctctttgGTTGGTGGAGGGCCTAAAAGCCCTCCCAGGTCCACCCATgactgtgcccctgcccagtcaagtgttgtccttaagccattttgccacaactttggaagtacgctttggggtcattgtccatttggaagaccaatttgcgaccaagctttaacctgactgatgtcttgagatgttacttcaatatatccacataattgtcatttttcatgatgccatctattttgtgaagtgcaccagtcctcctgcagtaaagcacctccacaacatgatgctgccacccctgtgcttcacggttgggatggtgttctttagcttgcaagcctccccttttttcctccaaacataacgatggtcattatggccaaacagttctatttttttgtttcatcagaccagaggacatttctccaaaaagtacaatctttgtccccatgtgcagttgcaaaccgtagtctggcttttctatggcggttttggagcagtggcttcttccttgctgagcggcctttcaggtttgtcgatataggactcgttttactgtggatatagatacttccaattgacacaaatgatttcaattagcctatcagaagcttctaaagccatgacatcattttctggaactttccaagctgtttaaaggaacagacaacttagtgtatgtaaacttctgactcactggaaatgtgatacagtgaaataatctgtctgtaaacaattgttggaaaaatgccttgtgtcttgcacaaagtagatgtcctaactgacttgccaaaactatagtttattaacaagcaatatgtggagtggttgaaacatgagttttaatgactccaacctgagtggatgtaaactagttttaatgactccaacctcagtgtatgtaaactagttttaatgactccaacctaagtgtatgtaaactagttttaatgactccaacctaagtgtatgtaaactagttttaatgactccaacctaagtgtatgtaaactagttttaatgactccaacctaagtgtatgtaaactagttttaatgactccaacctaagtgtatgtaaactagttttaatgactccaacctaagtgtatgtaaactagtt
This portion of the Oncorhynchus gorbuscha isolate QuinsamMale2020 ecotype Even-year unplaced genomic scaffold, OgorEven_v1.0 Un_scaffold_7163, whole genome shotgun sequence genome encodes:
- the LOC124029650 gene encoding transcriptional regulator ATRX-like, encoding SGSGEDGSAKEDGDTPKGQRKKIRKILKDDKLRMETRDALKEEEERRRRIAEREQLREKLREVLVVEEASAVACPITTKLVLDEDEETKEPMVQVHRNLVTKLKPHQVDGVQFMWDCCCESVKKTNKNSGSGCILAHCMGLGKTLQVVTLLHTLLLCEKLDFSTALIVCPLNTVLNWLNEFEKWQYGFKDEESLEVTELATVKRPQERASALQQWQEDGGIMIIGYEMYRNLTQGRNIKSKKLKETFQKTLVDPGPDFVICDEGHILKNEVSAISKAMNSIKTRRRVVLTGTPLQNNLIEYHCMVNFIKENLLGSVKEFRNRFVNPIQNGQAADSTDQDVRIMKKRAHILYEMLNGCVQRRDYSALTKFLPPKHEYVVCVRVTPIQCTLYRHYLEHLTA